A single Cottoperca gobio chromosome 7, fCotGob3.1, whole genome shotgun sequence DNA region contains:
- the LOC115011045 gene encoding immunoglobulin superfamily member 21-like — protein sequence MEGFEFNTRNATVVQGYLTVSIEPLHPVIIGDTVTLKCNFQTDGNLREIVWFRVSPQVTEVGNAKQKIFTYDAMYNTSYSHMEDNRRREDLVYQSTVRLPEVQMDDDGLYECHVGIYDRSSTDKVILASGIITLTVIVPPKSISLVAANSPALFSRYEAQNFTLVCIVAGAKPAPMVYFKRDGELIDVVPTAKVSSSVEDKSKGPDLEKRWNRSQTRLWSSRALSSQDLDDTKLQKSLSLLEEEGKLAQLGQDSSRGPDKGIEQESESDPESATEVIPETVVSREFPRWVQSNNPLYYFKHQQQEAVDGTMEVRAMLTWSLNPQLDNEALFSCEVNHPALSMPMQAEVTLSAPRGPKLSMSPSKAKVGDTVRIAVQGFQLGPSAVFPEPIYTWTKVGGHLLDGREGHAGRELVLDRVPAELNGSMFRCTAQNPLGSTDTHTRLIVFDNPTLKKGKEHVFATDTAVSQRSLTLTSMLLLLSFTCELT from the exons ATGGAAGGCtttgagttcaataccaggaaTGCCACAGTTgtgcaag gTTATTTAACTGTTTCCATTGAGCCTCTTCATCCTGTTATCATTGGAGACACAGTCACACTCAAGTGCAACTTCCAAACAGACGGCAACCTCCGAGAGATTGTGTGGTTTCGGGTGAGCCCTCAG GTGACTGAAGTAGGCAATGCCAAGCAGAAGATTTTCACCTATGATGCCATGTACAACACCAGCTACTCCCACATGGAGGACAATCGCAGGCGAGAGGACCTGGTCTACCAGTCGACTGTGCG GCTTCCTGAGGTTCAGATGGATGATGACGGTCTGTATGAGTGCCATGTGGGGATCTATGACAGGAGTTCCACAGACAAAGTGATTCTAGCCTCTGGCATCATCACTCTCACTGTCATAG TACCTCCAAAGTCTATCTCTTTGGTGGCAGCCAACAGCCCGGCTCTTTTCAGCCGCTACGAGGCCCAAAACTTCACTCTGGTTTGCATTGTTGCAGGAGCAAAGCCAGCTCCCATG GTGTACTTCAAGCGGGATGGAGAGCTTATTGATGTGGTGCCAACTGCCAAGGTTTCCTCCTCAGTGGAAGACAAAAGCAAGGGCCCAGATCTAGAAAAGAGATGGAACAGGAGCCAGACACGGCTCTGGAGCTCCCGGGCTCTCTCCAGTCAAGACCTAGATGACACCAAACTCCAGAAGTCCTTGTCCCTGCTGGAAGAAGAGGGGAAGCTGGCTCAGCTGGGCCAAGACAGCTCCCGTGGCCCCGATAAGGGCATAGAGCAAGAGTCCGAGTCGGACCCAGAGTCAGCTACTGAGGTGATACCCGAGACGGTGGTGAGCCGGGAGTTTCCCCGCTGGGTCCAGAGCAACAATCCGCTCTACTACTTCAagcaccagcagcaggaggcagtTGATGGCACCATGGAGGTGAGAGCCATGCTAACTTGGAGCCTCAACCCCCAGCTGGATAATGAGGCTCTGTTCAGCTGTGAGGTCAACCACCCAGCCCTGTCCATGCCCATGCAGGCTGAGGTCACACTCT CTGCTCCCAGAGGACCCAAGCTGTCCATGAGCCCCAGTAAGGCCAAGGTGGGAGACACAGTGCGGATCGCTGTCCAGGGCTTCCAGTTGGGACCTTCTGCA GTTTTTCCTGAGCCCATATACACCTGGACCAAAGTCGGCGGGCATCTGCTAGATGGCAGAGAGGGGCATGCCGGAAGGGAACTGGTCCTGGACAGAGTTCCTGCTGAGCTCAATGGTTCAATGTTCCGCTGCACGGCCCAGAATCCTCTGGGCTCCACAGATACCCACACCCGCCTCATCGTATTTG ACAACCCAACactgaagaaaggaaaagaacatGTTTTTG ccactGACACAGCAGTCAGTCAGCGCTCCCTCACATTAACCTCCATGTTGCTGCTACTGAGCTTCACCTGTGAGCTGACGTGA